The sequence GGTGTCCTCGGGCCTGGAGTACCTGTTCGGCCTGCCCCACAGCCAGGGCGCGCTGCTGACGGTGATCCTGGTGATGAGCGCGGTGGCTACCCTGGCCGCGGTATCCGGTATCGAGAAGGGCATCCGCCGCCTGTCCAACCTGAACATCATCCTGTTCAGCGGCCTGCTGCTGTTCGTGCTGCTGGCCGGCGACACCCTGCACCTGCTCAACGGCTTCGTGCAGAACCTCGGCGACTACCTCAATGGCCTGGTGCTGAAGACCTTCGACCTCTACGTCTACACCGGCCAGTCCGGCAAGAGCGAAGAGTGGATGGGCCTGTGGACCCTGTTCTACTGGGCCTGGTGGATTTCCTGGGCGCCTTTCGTCGGCATGTTCGTGGCCCGTATCTCCCGTGGCCGCACCGTGCGCGAACTGGTCTGCGGTGTGCTGCTGATTCCCCTGGGCTTCACCCTGGCCTGGCTGTCGGTATTCGGCAACAGCGCCCTCGACCTGGTGATGAACCAGAACGCGGCGGACCTCGGCAAGGCGGCGCTGGAGCAGCCGGCGATGTCGATCTACCTGCTGCTGGAGCATTACCCCTGGGCCAAGGCGGTGATCGGCCTGTCGATCTGCGTGGGCTTCGTGCTGTTCCTCACGCCGGCCGACTCCGGTTCGGTGATGCTGGCCAACCTGTCCCGCGAGGAAGGCGACCTGGACGAGGACGCGCCCAACTGGCTGCGCATCTTCTGGTCCGCGGTGGTGACCCTGGCGACCATCGGCCTGCTGTTCGCCGGCAACTTCACCGCCATGCAGACGGTGGTGGTACTGGCCGGCCTGCCCTTCTCGGTGGTGCTGCTGCTCTACATGGTGGCCCTGCTCAAGCAGATGAAGGCCGATGTGGCGGCGCAGCAATCGGCACCCGTTTCGGCCAAGGTGATCGCATTGAACGGCGAAGCGGCCTGACAGGCGATCTGCCCACGATGGAAAAAAGCCCGGTCCTTCGACCGGGCTTTTTTGTCGCTGTAGGTTGTGGCTGAGCCAAGCGAAGCCCAACAGACCGGCT is a genomic window of Pseudomonas resinovorans NBRC 106553 containing:
- a CDS encoding BCCT family transporter; this encodes MFYGSTALILLLTLALIAFPESAGAMLGKAQAWLSRSFGWYYMLAIGSYLFFVLYVAFSRFGQLRLGADDSKPDFSYGAWAGMLFSSGIGISLLYFAASEPIDHLYNPPEGEPGSLHAARQAVQLTFLHWGVHGWAIYALVGLAVAYFAYRHNQPLALRSALYPLFGERRMKGWAGNAVDCFGIFVTLLGLVTNLGIGSLQVSSGLEYLFGLPHSQGALLTVILVMSAVATLAAVSGIEKGIRRLSNLNIILFSGLLLFVLLAGDTLHLLNGFVQNLGDYLNGLVLKTFDLYVYTGQSGKSEEWMGLWTLFYWAWWISWAPFVGMFVARISRGRTVRELVCGVLLIPLGFTLAWLSVFGNSALDLVMNQNAADLGKAALEQPAMSIYLLLEHYPWAKAVIGLSICVGFVLFLTPADSGSVMLANLSREEGDLDEDAPNWLRIFWSAVVTLATIGLLFAGNFTAMQTVVVLAGLPFSVVLLLYMVALLKQMKADVAAQQSAPVSAKVIALNGEAA